One Drosophila gunungcola strain Sukarami chromosome 2R unlocalized genomic scaffold, Dgunungcola_SK_2 000004F, whole genome shotgun sequence genomic window, CTATTTTCCCATGCGCTGGATGGACCACTCCTGCTGGCACAAGGGACAGCGGTTGTTCTGTTTGACCCACAGCGACATGCAACAGTGGTGAAACGAGTGGTTGCACTCGCCCCAAACCACCACACAGTCCTGGCGACCCATCACATCCCGCTTGTTGTCGGCCTGGCAGCGAAGGCAGGAATCTGGAAAAAATAACGAAGGCCATTATACACATTAATAATtagaaatcaaagaaaaaggaTATATATTAGAAATTCTCAAAATCAAACTAAGAAGTTGTATTTTTACCCAAATTCATTATCCAAGATTTCTTTCCATTCAGATTGAGGCTAGAAATTGGTTTACACaactttaaatgaatttaGTAGTAGATTATACTTTaattgcaaaaccaaaaaaaaattcaaaaatttgaaaaatatttatacttaatACTGtccaaactattttaaaaactatacatacattaaaattgttgagttaaaaacaaaaagtctGGAAATATATCTTtagattttgtatttatttataattttctcaAAATCTTTTTTGGATTGTTGCATCATCAGGTGACAGCTCATATTTTCATTCGTGCTAGGTTTTATGCAAATCGTTTTAATTGAATCAACGAGTAGGGGTGAAAAGGTCAAGTGACTTGGAAGACACTTTAAAAATAGAACTGTACAGAGAAAAGTGCAAAAAGTGATCCCACAAGTGCACTTGACAAAACGCGTCACTGGCGACTTTGAGCCACAATTAGCTGAAATTGCAACGGTTTCAAATCTCTGTGCCCGTGACGCAAGTGAATCTTTgacaccaacagcatttcctgTGAATTGATTATGGCCGAAAGCTATTGACAATGTCCTCCGATTGCAGTTATTCgatatgaattttttttaccatcgGAAATGCCTTCATTCAGAAAATATTCACACCAAAATCggcaaaaatgttcattcaaCAAAAGGTGGacacataaaaaataagtgCAAAGTAAATCACAATTTAGCGAAGCCTTTCCCCCCGCTTTTGATTTCAGTTATTTCGGTTGTTGTTCGTGGGAGAGGTCACTGTACTGGGCGGCCCGAATTGGGAACGCATCGGTTTTCACTGGCgataaaacaattttctcaGAACCACCGCCGAAATTCGACAAGTCAATGCAAAAATGGTTCAATCAGTGGCTCATTACGTGTACAGagtgaaaaacaaattgttttctaaaggatttgatatttaaataagatgaaatataaaaaatgtttaaaaatggatctttaaaaaatcataaaatgcCTAATGATCTTAAGATTGAAACtaataccaaaaaaattgtttttttttaagataatatacatttttttaaactttaatcaACCAATCAAATGGTTATAAATCGTTGGTCCGAAAACAAAGGTGCAATAAcatgaaataaaatagtaatagtaaTAGCCTTAAATCAGGCTCGAAAtgaataaatttcttaaagtGTAGCGGGCATCACCTGAGCCGCTTTTGATACCTGGTGCAGGTGTTAGTGTTGACATTTCGAAATATGAGCGCGTCGGCAGAAATTTACAATACACCTTCGAAAATGACAATCAACAGAACAAGCAGGTAAGGTAAATGCGTCGTCGCCAGACGGCTTGTAAGGCATCACGTATACGCCGCTTTGGCTGCCGTTGCATCGGCGAATTCTGCTGACCGGGGGAAAAGTAAAAACAGCAATAAATATAGttaccaaagaaaaaaaaaaaacaaagaacaagCGAATCTTACACCCCGCGTGAGTCaagaaattatgtttttttttttttggtgtgaAAATCGCCTTACAATTTCCCCTGGATTTAGCACTTTTGGGTAAGCGAAAAACGATCATGACAACAGGAAATTGTTAACATACTTCCAAGAATTTCATGATTTTGTGTAATTGAAGTAGAAGTCAATAGCCATTGGTCACGAACTATAGCTCTAATCGAGGGCTTAAATGCGTTCTATCTGCAAAAACTGCATGATTGTTCTTTTCCTGGGTCTTTGAACTAGTTAGGGGTTCAATTAAGTAGAAAGAAATGGCGTTGATTAtggtaaatgtttttttaattgctgttAAATTTGTTGCAAATTATTGCTATATCTATTAACCGATTTTGGGTTAATGCTAATGTTGTTTTTGATAATTAAGAATCGCTGGGTTGCCTTACAAAATAGACcacattgttttgtttattcaatATGCTTTCAAATACACTTCGATTTTGCATTTTCTTGGCCATTTTACTGCAGATTTCAATGGTAATATATGTGGATATACTGATCATTTTCTAAATCTTGTATTTTTTCTAGGGCACTCGTCTTTTGAAATTCACTAATGTCAAGTGCATGGATTTACCCACTTCTCGAGGTTTTACGAAATACGAATACTGTCGTTTAAAAGTGGTGCGCAGAAATGAGGTGGAACTTTCTCTGAAGGTCAGCTTGTTGCAGCTTCCCATCCGTAATTTGACCGCAAGACTACAATGCTTTCAAAGGCGGGATGGCTATCGTCCCTTTATGTACAATGTGCTCTTTGATTTTTGCAAGCTGATGTCCAGTGGGAGTAatgaattttcttttgaacGTATAATTTTCGGTGCTGTTCGAATGCATAGTAATCTTAATCATTCTTGTCCATGGAAAGAGGTGAGCTAAAAATGAAagttaaacatatttaaccAGCTACAGTAATCTCTGTCAACTGGATTTCGAATTTATTTACAGAAACTAAAAGTGCAAAGAATATATTTGGGTAACACATTCCAATATTCGTTCAGGCTTATATTGATTGCCTTTATCGAAAATAGTTCTAtatctgaaataaattaaagtttttgttaaagtttaaatGGTTTTACGATTCTGCAATTCAAGTTTGGATACCAAAGTTTTCATCTGTtgaatttaatacattttaagcatttatttatataaaattgcacgtttttaatgacatttttaagtaaacaaaaatactagTTTAGTTTTTGACCCCCTGCTCTATTTTTCCAGAACCACATGACGGTGGAGAAGTTCGCCCtggatttaaacaaaatcaatatgCCAGTACCTGCTGGAACCTACCGCTTGGATTTCACCTTTTACGCCTACGGCATCGCTCGCACATTGACACAGGTGTTTTTCGAGAAAATCGAGTGAAACTCGGGCGTCACAAACATGTTCttagttttattttcctaAGCAGCTTATACTGTGTAAGTTAAAAGctccaaaacaaaatacatgCCAATAGAATGGCATcgatattttcaatttacaatATACACCAACGATTTGATTTCCTAGCCGTAATAAAAGTCTGTGTGGCAAGTTAAAGTCAATCAAGTCAATAAACAATTACGGGCaatggaaaattttttagagGGCTCGGCCTAGGCACAgtggacaaaaataaagtgTTCCAGCTGATCATTTTTACTCAGCTCATACATAATCAATCATTCGACCGTCCGGAGGcagttttcatttaaataaataccagTATAgcaaattgattaatttaGGTAGATCGATATGAAGCACCCACGGTACAGTTAGTGGAAAAATATGCGCACCAAAACGAACTGCGTCATTGCAAATCTGCGAAGTTCTCGGCTCAacaatgtacatatgtatatagcTCAATTGCGATCGTTTAGCAGGGCTGCCAAAGGGTGGGGTGTGTCTAGGGATCGAGAAATCAAGTCAGGCGAATCGGTATTTGACTCCGTTTAAAGGCCCATGCATATGCATTAGGCGAATCGACGCTTGAGCTCGGAACGAGCTAATTGCACAATATGCATTTGCTGTCAAATCGCAGACAAACGAAACGTGACAATGACGTGCCCACCTCAGCCGATTTAAGCCAAGCTCACCTGACTTTGCGAGCCGGAAGCTGATCGTCTGGCTACCAGGAGTTCCTAAGTCAAGTGATCGCAgatcatttaatatttgcacaaGAATTTAGTGGTCGTTCGGAGCTTTAAGACAACTTACTTGCAACAGCAGAAATTGTATTACCTCTAGATCTAAATAATCTTTAATATTAAGgaaaatttatcaatttttttaaaaacagcagGATTTGTTTAACACTTATATTAAGCATTtccattcattttttttttaaatatggccactttgaaaaaatgtttggtCTTCCAGTTGGTGAAAAAATATTCCTCTCTTAGACATTTGATAGAAAATTAGCTAGTTgctaaaaattcaaatttctgtataaaaaattttgaactGTAGCGCGataatcaattataaaattatgttaagaGATTTTTAACTCACTTAAATAGGTGTCTAAAAGTAGGCTAAGGTATCGTATCtttgcattgcattttatATCTATTTGTCAAACATACTTTTGAATACCTTTTTCAGTAGCTTAAGCCTTTAGAGATTTCGGTAAATGACCGGATAACACATATACCCCATTATCTATAAAGTATGGCAGTGGAACGGCCGTCAAACCTGTCCGACATACCTGACAATATCGTTACTGCTTCGAGTTCAGGTCGGCCGATACGAGTCGACAGCCGCCGACTGATTAAAAATTCCAGTTTACTGCACCTGACCACACGATCGCCGACTATATAGATAGGTGAATCGGACCggatcggaatcggaattggATCTAATCGACTGCATATGCAAATGCATTATGTCTGGCCGTTATGCAAGTATAAGTTCAAGGTTGGCGACTGCATTAGCGACGAATCTGTCTGGGATCTGGGATCGGGCCTAAATATAGCCCTTAAATCGCCGCATACCTATATGGCAAGTGCTCGAGAATTTTCGCACTTGCGACAAGCGTTTTCAACACCTCCGATGGCTATTTTATCGAGGCCTCAATATCTACGTCTTATCGATGCATTTGATCGATTCACCGACAAATTGGTCACATGTATGGCTTTATtactaatatttttattatttaattgtgaTTCGTTTGGCATGTCACGTTGCATAAGCAGCTGTCTCTTTCGTTCAGCTTGTGCCATCTCATTTCCCCCCCGAACAACTCGTTTTGCATTTGTTGTAACGGTCTCGCTTACGTGACGTCATGCACGGGGGCTTGTCGCCCAGCAGCCAGCAAACAAAAcagctacaacaacaacaaatacgataacgaaaaaaaaaaacacaaatgaaAATCAACCAACGAACGTGCCCCCAAACTTGCTCTTCGTTCTCTCTGCTCTTTGGATTTCCGCTCTTGACTTTCAGCGAAACATTCTCTCTTAAGTGCATCCTCATCAAAAGATTcggtttttggtatttttccCATACCCTACCTATCCTTGGTATAATTAACAGTAcatcaaatacaatttttccttcctttttaatctattttttgtATCATTCTATTATATTATCTTAGTTTTtcaacatttataaaaaatcagATATTGCTGgattacaatttatatttttatttgcaatataTCGATTTTCTTCAATCATTTCTTTGTTTTAGGGTAATTAGATGACTATagtcatttatatatatgtatatatatatgtacctTTTTTATATGAATAATATTGATTGGAGTAATTTTCATATTATCAATAAGACTGtcaaatgaataaataatggAGATATCCACATGCCCCGTGGAAACTTTGTTGCGAGGGTGATGTTTTCACCCATATCTTCAGCTAGATCACATTGCCATATCGTTTCGTGGAAAGTCGCACATGTGACCGAACTGAAGGTGCGAATGTTAGTagataaatgttaatttttgcaaagcgTTTTGGTGGTGAGTAAAATAATTCAGCCATTTAGAATAAATTAACAAGCGGAGGGCAACAAGATAATGACTTGGTAGAGTAATACAAAAGTGaagacaaatattttgtatagtTCTAAGATCAAGCAATTAGTGAGTTATCTTTGATTAGGCCAACAAATAGATACTTCGATTTAATCTCTATCACTCGCtgacaaataatttatttttaaatttagcgAGTAACTCAGGTCACTTCCTTAAAATATTCAAGTTTCTGATAGAATTCCTTAAGTTATTTCAGATTTCTGTAGAACTTAGTACAAAACTTTCAAGGTCATCCTAGTTAAGAAACCACTAAGCCCAAGCTATAAAGAAAAATCTGTAGAACCTTTCTGCATTGCATTTTGTAGACAAAAATTGCACAGATACCAAATGAAAATACGCAGCGTAGCATTTTCTGGCTTGTTCCACTTACGAGTGGCCAATATCTGGCACATTCAGATACTATATACATACAGATATCATTCGAACATGACCGATCACATGTGCAGAGATCGGAAACCGAGGCGAATACGGTGCAAACTTGAAATTTATGGCGATCACCGAAGAACCAAATTGATGGATGGTTGGGGGTTTCTCAGTGCGGTAAAATTAAGAGAAGTATTTCGATGTGAGGCAGAGACACTTTCTCACTCGCTCACACATTGAAAGATCACTTGCAGTCGGTGAAtggaaaattttgattttcgtttttgtttcaGAGGAATTTTTTCGAAATCTCTGCACTCCTGCATTTGGTCTTGCCGCTGTGAGTGAATGCGCCTGGTAATTTTCCATgaaattttccatttgcctTAAAATTGGTACTCGCACTCCACGAACATATGTAATTGTATGTGTTCGACAGATCTGTTGGATTGTCTCCCGCTATCAGTATATTTGGCTTTTATAAGCCATATAAACATAACAGTACCGGATCTTGCTGACCTTGCTTCAGGTTATTGGCACGCTTTACATAAGCCATGCGACTCGGACAGGTGCAAAAAGGTGTTATATAAAAGGAACAACCGATTCAAAACAGTCGAGGGATTGAAATCTAATCCTGTACAGCTGCAGTTCCGCGAAATTAGGAACtgcactgggaaaaaaaaGGTACACACAAAAGAATACAATTATTATATCTTAAAGttattttgccattttttcaaGGTTCATTTGTAGTTTGACTCTAAAAGATTTTCTATGAAAATatgattttagaaatttaatttgcgcTACAACcatataataaatttagttgtcatttaaacaattttaagaaggaatttatatattcctcaaaaagctatattttttgGATGGGCGATAGAactttaataacatttttaaaagaatttttttcaCCAGGTTTTTTCCCCTGTAAAAAAGCCCGTAGACTCTTAAAGTCCGACCTATGGCAAAAATCTGGTTAAAACAGCCTTAACCCACTGATAGCCACGTGACATTCAGTCGTGGGTGTGGGTTTTTGGTAAATATTGACACATCCCACCATCCCGGGTTCAGTCCGGGGTCTGGTCGCTACGATCTGATCATCACAACACCCACTGACAGGCTctacaatatttgttttgtctcGATCTCGTTGCTAGCTGGAAGAACCTAATGTCAGCCGTAATGGCCGTGTAATTACTCAGTTTACGTTAACTGTAACTGAATTACGGGATCGCCTTTTGTAACCGTAATAATCCCGACCGCACGCCAACGTAATTTTATCACGGATTATTAAAGTGCAGTCTCGTATTTTATATAGGGATTCTCAGATGCTTGCACGcagtcaaaatatttaaacaaaataaagaaacgttgcaaaataaatagtaaataaattaagttgcACACTCTTGATTTTGTGAAAATACTagaaccaaataaaaaagttgttacAATTAAGATCAAATAGATAAAATGCTAGAATAGAATGTTACTGAAAAAATAGTATTATTGTAATTGAATattcaattgaaaaattgtttttaataaatcaattgctaaaaataattttaaacagtAATGAGAACcttgttatataaataattaagaataGCAAATAGGTCACACATAAGtgtcaaacaaaatattccaATACAGtacaaataatgaaataacgTCTTTAAGGATTAATctgaatattttatacaaaataagaaaaatagaatataataataaaaaagagaaaaaaagttacatgCCCCGGGTGAGGCTCGAACTCACGACCTTAAGATTATGAGACTTACGCGCTGCCAACTGCGCCACCGAGGCCATGTTCTTCGCGGCGTCGGGGTGCAACTTGAAACTGGCCACGTGGCGGGTTCTCGAGGGGATTCTGATTCGGTCCCAGACTTTGGtcttgtttttacttttattttgaaaacaaaacgaTATCGAAATTATTTACGAcgctttaaacatttttgcacGTAAGTCAAGGCCACTATTTATTACTTAGCACATAATGTGCCcttattattgtttaatttgcacAATAAAAGGTTCTATTGACATTTTTGTGCTTTAATTATTGACTTTTATGAGCAATAAATATGCTTTGGAATGTTTTGTGCTTATTAGATGAATGTAAGTAGACTTCCAGAAAATGATTTGCATCAGCAGGTTAATTAACACTTTGAAAACAGTTTGGTTAGTGCCAGTAGTCTAGACAATCGTACGATAGTTATTCTACCCTCTACATTCATTTTCAGTTGCTAGCCAAACGGAACCTGTATTGTTTTACCCTCCAAAGAACGTGCATATTCATaagattatttataaatacacgGCATCAATTAAAGCCGCCAAAACCAGACTCTGTTAGGTATTTTAATCTTTGCATACTGGCTGGCAGACTAAAACTGTATGACTAACTAGTCAAGCCAGACGCTGCCGATCGTCGTTTTGTGAGTGGGTTTATTCCTATAAGTctgtatatacatacatatctcGTGGATATGGTGTATATATGTAGAGTTGGGGTTTCTATTAGCGCTCTGACGCAACTTCGCAACTTTGAACTGGTCATTGGCGGTTGGTGACAGAATTTCAGATAGTCAGACGGTCGGACAGTGCAACTTTAACCTTGGCTGAAGGGCACTGGTCTTGCCATTTAGCTCGCCTTAATTACCTGGATGTCTGAGTACCTCTCGCTGTCTCACTTTTCCTCTGTCAGTACACagaaagaatatatttttgcacCAGATAGCAAGATTTTCGTATTTCACATTAGCAAACAATGTTTCTGATTTCTTGTACTAACCAGAGACTTTGAGAAACTTCTGAGATAACAAAAAACTTATATAAATCCCAAAAGAAATATTACATATAACCCGATGGTAGATGCATAGatcttaacttttaaaataaaatttaaaaaataacacatttaaaaaaataatgttagtTTTACAGCTAATGGATAGTTTATAtcaaaagatatatttatcttttaataattaaaaatgatctGAGTAGAGAgatactatttaatttttttcggtatACAACTAAAACAGGTCTCATGTGCACACGTGTTAGCAGTAGTACTAGGTAAGCACTTCCCATTGAAAATTAGCCGTGtataaatagaaaacaaaagtcaaattCTAATGATTAAATGGCGAAcgaagcttttattttttgggagAGCGCGAGAGCTTTTTGCTTTGGGGGCAGCGATCGATTAATGACTTGGACTAAGTTTAAAGTACATGCGACGATTGCAAAAATGTCGACAAACCAAAACGATCGTCATAATCGGATCTAATCAGCAAATAAAATGGGGAAGTGCCAGTCAAAGTCTGATTGGAGAATATAGAAGTAGAGCAAAGTCACCATGTGGAGCTTAATTTTGCTTGTGTGTTTGCTGGCTGTTTTCGTGGTATTAGTTGGAGGCTCGTCTGGTTTGCCAAAAGCAGCAACGTCACCACGCATACAGaagcatatatgtatatacgtacatacatatgtgtataGTTGATATATGCACAGAAAAAACAGGTCGTCATGAAAACTCAATGCGAAGGTAGAATAaagatttacattttttatacaattataagttttaaattttaaacaaatgagCACACAGGCTTTGCATCTGGTCTGGTTTTTAAGTCCTAGTCTAAATTCTTCCTCTAAGTTTATTATacttaacaaattttgtaCTCTATGTGTCACGAAAGGCAGAGTTCAATTAACACTGtttaaatgtatacatttttcagcttataaatattttagtaattcaaataaaaatttttgttcttggaaattaaaaaaaaaaaatttgattaataaatagatatcatataatatatattttgctttcggtgtatatataaaaacaaaatacttttttggGTTGGCGCGTGACGAAGAAAATAAGGCAAAGAGCGAGGGGGCGGAATCACATGCTTAACTGAACTTATTGgtctcattttgttttacatattttgatATCTTAGCGCTAATTTTAGctgccaaaaaagaaaagagagaAGAAAGAGATCGCAGAAGCGAAGCTCTCTTTCACCCACTCTCTTTCTTTTCGCTGAAATTGATGTGACTCCAACACCAATTAGATAAATAAGCATTTAATGctttttgccatttgtttCAATTTGACTTTGTCGAAGTTCTTTAATTAGCGCCTGGAAAATTTCCGCTCGCGTACAACGATTTGTGTTATATTTATTCTCACAGTGGACCCTCGTTGGAAATGTCTGATGCAATAAATGCGCAATTGCATCAGCATTTTTGAATCGTGCGCCTGCGCCACCTCACAAATTTAATAGGTTGATGCACTCTCTTTGGGTTTTCTCTTGGTTTTTTTATGTCTTGAAGTTACCAGGTGCTCCACCACTCTTTCTACCCCATATTGTCTCACTCGTTTAGCCCTCTCTCCTTCTTAATGTATATACCCATCTCTTTCATGTGGAACGTGCAACTGGGGGCTCGtcttttttggcatttttctgCGCTTGTTTTGGCTTTTCTGTTGTGGTTTTCGCTTATTTCTTAGACTGGTGGAGCTACTAAAAATAGACCAAATAGGAAGTGGGCCTGTGATTTGCGAGTACAGTTCGGTAATTACGTGAAAGCTACGTGTCAATTACGTCATGTGCTGGGAACGGAACTGATATGCCTATCTTCCGAAAGATAAGTTAAAAGCCTTGAATGCGAAAAGCCTGCTAATGCATAACACCTCATAATGTTATAATGAATCATTTATAAAGAGGCATGTTCCATAGATAATATCACTTAGAaataatacccttgcagctattgcaagaattaaacatttttgaaaacattaaaattatgatttactttcgtatatgtttaaaaacattgaagctatgatgatttgcagctcaattatttgatagttattttatatattttattatttctaagggagctatatgatatagacgtccgattttgataaaatttaaaccataattctgaaatatttaaccattgctatatgtcgaagaactaaacaaaaaattaaaaaacagaaaagttataattttttttcatttatttttccgattgttcctatgagagctatatgatatagtcgtccgactttgatgaaatttaatccgtaaatcggaaatatttaaccattactaaatgtcgaagaactaaacaaaaaaataaaaaacagaaaagttataatttttttttcatttatttttccgattgttcctatgggagctatatgctatagtcgtccgatccggctcgttccgacttatatactactgcgatagaaagacaacttttgataAACAATGTGAAAATTCGAATGGTGTATCATTGACCCCACATTATAccaaagttaattttaatgtttttattaaaattaaatatgactAAGTACTAATTTAACCAAATATgatataaacaaattgaaacaaaaaacaaatacattatttcatatacaaatataattataacatcaaatataaataaaaaacatttaaaattgctttggTAATTTcgtcaaaaatagttttatttgattataagATGTGATGttacttaaaaaatggttaggtttttaatgaaatcataaagtttttatatatggTTGCATTTTATAGTGAACGATTTATTTTCCAGTGCTGTTTCAAATTTGAACCTTCAGTACTCCCCTTTTgtgcaattattttaaagttcattgcactttcgttttttttttcaccactTTAAATTCCTATTTCGCCAGCTcattttctctcttttttccCTCTCAAAAGATCGTATACTCCCTCTCTCCATTCCTGTCAATCAAGTTTTGtgttcaaacattttttgcttGCTGCTTTTTTGACCTTCCCCTACAGATCGCGAAACGACCAAATCCATCAAAATTTGAGAGCCTTAACTATTGTTTGTGTTATTACTTTTTCTCGATTCCGGCTGAGCCTTGAGTCATGCCAAAAACAACAGATTGCctatccgatccgatccgatccaaAGTAAACCGAACCGATCGCAACTTCGAGTCGAGGGCAAATGACGGTCGATGtggtggaaatggaaatgccgAAATATCGAACGCGTGCTACGAAGAATCGTGATTAAAAACTTTCCGTTTATTGCTATTCGATCAGAGGCGCCCATCACCAAGgggtttcatttaaaaaaaaaaagaggctCGTTTAAAAGTTCGAGAACTTGGTAGCTTATTGACGGATATTATTGTTATCTGGTATTTAATGCTCGGTAATGCTTTTGATGTTAAGTATAATCTAATGTGTGACTAATAATGGGTAGACTGATAATGTTATAACGctttatttagatttattaCCTTGCCGATTGTTTGGTAAAGGCTAAAGTCCacatataaatgttttacttGAAGTATTTGAAAGCTTTTTGACTTCTAAGCCCAAGTATTACGGCACAAATATTCAGCGGATTAGTGTAATATCTTAGGggactttttataaaaactatgtatttaaagaaacaaaaaaaaatttttaagttaatatacaaattgttgAGTTGATTACTgaataaatcatatttttgaaatacaatttCTTGGTATTTCTGTTGGTCAGGGTGACCTCTTGTGACCAGCCAGTTTCCAGCATTGTATCCGTATCTGTTTT contains:
- the LOC128254049 gene encoding RING-box protein 2; amino-acid sequence: MADDPENSVDRTTDDGDANKPEKMFTLKKWNAVAMWSWDVECDICAICRVQVMDSCLRCQADNKRDVMGRQDCVVVWGECNHSFHHCCMSLWVKQNNRCPLCQQEWSIQRMGK
- the LOC128254385 gene encoding uncharacterized protein LOC128254385 translates to MVINRWSENKGKCVVARRLVRHHVYAALAAVASANSADRGKSKNSNKYSYQRKKKNKEQANLTPRGTRLLKFTNVKCMDLPTSRGFTKYEYCRLKVVRRNEVELSLKVSLLQLPIRNLTARLQCFQRRDGYRPFMYNVLFDFCKLMSSGSNEFSFERIIFGAVRMHSNLNHSCPWKENHMTVEKFALDLNKINMPVPAGTYRLDFTFYAYGIARTLTQVFFEKIE